A region of Mesorhizobium sp. AR02 DNA encodes the following proteins:
- a CDS encoding ABC transporter ATP-binding protein — MILSVRDLKVSFRTNDGLVRAIDGVSFDLEESEILGVVGESGSGKTVSLLAVMGLITDPNASIEGSIRYKGRQLVGLPPRELRRLRGNEIAMIFQDPMTALTPVYTIGWQIAEQIRAHQKISKAKAMERVEELMAEVNFPNPHEAMSRYPHQLSGGMRQRAVIAMALSCNPALLVADEPTTALDVTVQAGILDLVRKLRATHKSAVVFITHDMGVVSELADRVMVMYAGRVVERGSRMELFSDPRHPYTRALLGSIPPLTGEKPRRLPAIPGSPPSLLRLPQGCAFGPRCPVHYEPCVTGKPDLGGGTHAAACFRVAQA; from the coding sequence ATGATACTGTCGGTGCGCGACCTCAAAGTATCCTTCCGCACCAATGACGGCCTGGTGCGGGCCATCGATGGCGTTTCCTTCGACCTCGAGGAAAGCGAGATCCTCGGTGTCGTCGGCGAATCCGGTTCCGGCAAGACCGTATCGCTGCTGGCCGTCATGGGCCTCATCACCGATCCCAACGCCAGCATCGAAGGTTCGATCCGCTACAAGGGCCGCCAGCTCGTCGGCCTGCCACCGCGTGAACTGAGACGCCTGCGCGGCAACGAGATCGCCATGATCTTCCAGGATCCGATGACGGCGCTGACGCCGGTCTACACGATCGGCTGGCAGATCGCCGAACAGATCCGCGCGCACCAAAAAATCAGCAAGGCCAAGGCGATGGAGCGCGTCGAAGAACTGATGGCCGAGGTGAATTTTCCCAACCCGCACGAGGCGATGTCGCGCTACCCGCACCAGCTTTCGGGCGGCATGCGCCAGCGCGCGGTGATCGCAATGGCGCTGTCCTGCAATCCGGCGCTGCTGGTGGCCGACGAGCCGACCACGGCGCTGGATGTCACGGTGCAGGCCGGCATTCTCGACCTCGTGCGCAAGCTGCGCGCGACGCACAAATCGGCTGTGGTCTTCATCACGCATGATATGGGCGTGGTTTCCGAACTCGCCGACCGGGTCATGGTCATGTATGCGGGCCGCGTGGTGGAGCGTGGCAGCCGCATGGAGCTTTTCTCCGATCCTAGACACCCCTACACGCGCGCGCTGCTCGGGTCGATCCCGCCGCTGACCGGCGAAAAACCGCGCCGCCTGCCGGCCATCCCGGGCTCGCCGCCGTCGCTGCTGCGCTTGCCGCAGGGCTGCGCCTTCGGTCCGCGCTGCCCGGTTCACTACGAGCCCTGCGTGACCGGCAAGCCCGACCTTGGCGGTGGGACCCACGCCGCGGCGTGCTTTCGGGTGGCACAGGCATGA
- a CDS encoding ABC transporter ATP-binding protein, whose translation MTDSPILETRSLGKRFSIGTRFSAEGKRTVHAVDNVSLTVRRGETVGLVGESGCGKSTLARCLVRLYDISDGELLFEGEDITSKSLSELRPLRRRLQMVFQDPSASLNPRRRVGDLVAEPLRIHGKLSSREITARVAELFDLVGLLPDHVMRYPHEFSGGQRQRVGIARAIALNPDLVVLDEPVSALDVSVQAQIVNLLADLQEKLNLTYIFIAHDLSVVRQVSTRIAVMYLGSIVEEGPAEEVFAAPAHPYSQALISAVPVVETTPSGTRKRIILTGDVPSPLKPPSGCRFHPRCPIAVEQCRTERPELREYRPGRKVACHFPTV comes from the coding sequence ATGACCGACAGCCCAATCCTCGAGACGCGTTCGCTGGGAAAGCGTTTTTCGATCGGCACCCGCTTTTCCGCCGAAGGCAAGCGAACCGTCCATGCGGTCGACAATGTTTCGCTGACCGTGCGGCGCGGCGAGACCGTCGGGCTGGTCGGCGAATCCGGATGTGGCAAGTCCACTCTGGCGCGCTGCCTGGTGAGGCTCTACGACATATCGGACGGTGAGCTGCTGTTCGAAGGCGAGGACATCACCTCGAAATCGCTGTCCGAACTCAGGCCACTGCGGCGGCGCCTGCAAATGGTGTTCCAGGACCCGTCGGCCTCGCTCAATCCGCGCCGGCGCGTCGGCGATCTGGTGGCCGAGCCGCTGCGTATCCATGGCAAGCTTTCGTCCCGCGAGATCACCGCGCGTGTCGCCGAGCTCTTCGATCTCGTCGGACTGCTGCCCGACCATGTCATGCGCTATCCGCACGAATTCTCCGGCGGCCAGCGCCAGCGCGTCGGCATTGCGCGGGCGATCGCGCTGAATCCCGATCTTGTCGTGCTGGATGAACCGGTCTCGGCTCTCGACGTGTCGGTGCAGGCGCAGATCGTCAACCTGCTGGCCGACCTGCAGGAGAAGCTGAACCTCACCTATATCTTCATTGCCCACGACCTCTCGGTGGTGCGTCAGGTGTCGACCCGCATCGCGGTCATGTATCTCGGCTCGATCGTCGAGGAAGGGCCAGCTGAAGAGGTGTTTGCGGCCCCGGCCCATCCCTACAGCCAGGCGCTGATCTCGGCGGTTCCCGTGGTGGAGACGACGCCCAGCGGGACGCGCAAGCGCATCATCCTGACCGGTGACGTGCCGAGCCCGCTGAAACCGCCATCCGGCTGCCGTTTCCACCCCCGATGCCCGATCGCGGTTGAGCAATGCCGCACGGAGCGACCGGAGCTGAGGGAATATCGACCCGGCCGCAAAGTGGCCTGCCATTTCCCAACGGTTTAG
- a CDS encoding DUF982 domain-containing protein, whose protein sequence is MDYLHFFSPVRISRGQGHPVEEVDSVAEAMVFLRKWPTGRRGPVYQCALNCCSAALSGQMSAEEARKAFTGFARITRLLDDDMALPVAGETMAGVYALRR, encoded by the coding sequence ATGGACTACCTGCATTTCTTTTCGCCCGTGCGAATCTCGCGCGGGCAGGGACACCCTGTAGAAGAAGTGGATAGTGTCGCCGAGGCGATGGTTTTCTTGCGTAAATGGCCGACGGGACGACGTGGGCCAGTGTATCAGTGCGCGCTGAATTGCTGCTCGGCCGCTTTGTCGGGGCAGATGTCGGCGGAGGAGGCCAGGAAGGCATTCACCGGCTTTGCCCGGATTACGCGGCTTCTGGACGACGACATGGCGCTGCCCGTCGCCGGCGAAACCATGGCGGGCGTATACGCGTTACGGCGCTAG
- a CDS encoding YybH family protein — MNDPSAGKPTSDPQQLEPMLIARQHAGDVDGMVALFEADAVIDCGDGRFLRGREAIRDYYAGIVASGRKFAIGEQCPALICGDLALTSTRLPDGDITSEVARRQSDGSWLWVIDRYSVAWD; from the coding sequence ATGAATGATCCCAGCGCAGGAAAGCCCACCTCCGACCCGCAGCAGCTGGAACCCATGCTGATAGCGAGACAGCATGCGGGCGATGTCGACGGTATGGTCGCCCTGTTCGAGGCGGATGCCGTGATCGACTGCGGCGACGGACGTTTTCTGCGCGGCCGCGAAGCCATTCGTGACTACTATGCCGGGATTGTCGCGTCCGGACGGAAGTTTGCGATCGGCGAGCAGTGCCCGGCGCTTATTTGTGGTGACCTCGCGCTCACCTCAACCCGGCTTCCCGACGGCGACATCACCAGCGAGGTTGCCCGGCGGCAAAGCGACGGTTCGTGGCTTTGGGTGATCGACCGCTATTCCGTCGCTTGGGATTAA
- a CDS encoding calcium-binding protein encodes MKITSPLFNDKHDPLILDLNGDGIHLSPLAGSTVHFDYDGDGFAERTGWVSADDGILVRDANGNGSVDGASELFGSSTQDGFAVLETFDTNGDGKIDASDEVFSTLRVWRDLDQDGVADAGEMMTLAEAGIVSISLTRTDVAGTNAGHDVGYEGLFTRADGTTGSAQTIYFQTDRQDTRADNTPNFTPAEGVDKLPQLSGSGQINSIAWKATQDAAFKADWNALTDAAATLSPEQLRAAFEDLLLRWASVDGVAEGGRGQYVDAQHLAFVEEFFGVQYRETWNGTQLTTSPTTQQFGANIEASFNQIVDVMLTAFLAQTAGSTIARGGDLLSALESPYFFYALLDFRHEWPAGTQPPETPGNVGMVLDLIKGMIPEAAGAAASYLVKTIAGLDGVVSAVFEGDRAAYLTTANTVLSTIADHDLRLIATEIAGGTAALGTEGADGMVRGDGDNVFIGGKGDDLLVSGAGSDLFVYTRGDGTDYIRDSSASLVEKDTLFLTNLAATDLTFERIGDTLILKISGSNEKIISENFFANWGEKNFGIDQIRFADGSLMDREAIRSHTTTVGDGRDNLVQDSPLNDVLQGGKGDDEIRIGAGNDTILYAAGDGFDFITDTSGVKTEIDKLVLANLMPSDVELSRVGNALTIKILATGEIITDQMFFYQSGAPNQLNDWNDHGWGIDRIQFASGAVWDRQTIVKEAWIRGDDKANGLSGSALNDTFTSSRGNDTMDGGTGADTYIWKKGDGSDYIVDNVNNPTDVDRLILKDVYVSDVKFSYAGDSLQIGVESTGEVISVDKFFTGADNLVDDWGLTAYGVDQITFAGGTTLNREQIFHKTGEDYLGRHFETSSLYVNGNIQWAYFTDEFGNTGAIVGNPNAGPHDSITGYRDNNLNDHYDDVISADRAMYAGVIDGNNSIDSLAGNDIIVGGRGNDSILGGDGNDQLFGDEPFETSAFIFSLSGAHGNDYLNGGNGNDLLYGGAGNDTLIGGAGTDQLIGGDGSDTLMDSSVDSDTFDGGKGDDFIQAGVYRGIVFGGGDTGSDTFRYRLGDGNDVISDSSASLTEIDRLVLSDINSDGVELSFSGTSLVVRMLETNETITSEDFLYLNGTTGSGIDQIEFADGVIWNRSQMRSHAEAAWLRGTSARDWLQDNSAWGQTFYGGLGDDIIVSANVRGGGNSGIANGSDTFVYGRGDGNDLIFDGSQSTAEIDRLVLTDINDDEVEISKSGNDLLIKDIMTGQTITNEGFFWGSGGQGVDVVQFANGVVWDRQALRNNVWYRGTNTNDTLLSTDVADDTFFGGLGDDQIISAFYQGNTGSDRFIYNLGDGNDLINDASRSLAEIDTLVLGGINPDDVRLSTDGYSLYIDILPSGQRITDQAAFWSRSTGMGLDRFEFADGTVWNREDIRFWAQEGSVFFAGSTGNETLIGSYLDQRLEGGGGNDFIDGKGGADLIFGDTGNDTLSLSIAEPGDVDALDGGAGTDTATFENFGAAIRVDLVENQGEAKTSDGPSLQVGTLRLVATLRALENVVGTAFDDEIHGDASGNWLAGGAGNDFLDGRSGNDTLLGGLGNDTLDGYLGNDTLVGGAGNDTLTGGLGNDIYDYTRGDGNDAIFETQVETGSNDRIRLHNVDPAKVSFSRLNGSLVIQIAESAPGAGDAGSLTVAAPQNGNLHYDQYGIEAIDFDNGTSWNGDILRQMSVSDSATDGDDVLVGSVASGIMHGGKGNDALNGAGGDDTYVYARGDGNDTIIEDTWNGTNDRLMFTDLNASDVTLVRNGNDVTVVIAESTPGAGDGGSVLLKNSLDDNNGQGVDKIVFADGTAWTRGQVRQFLLDQAATSGSDILTGFNTADTIRGRAGNDMLNGAGGDDTYVYARGDGNDTITENTWSGSNDRLVFTDINPANINLVRNGNDVTVVIAESAPGAGDSGSVLLKNSLEDSSQQGVDVITFADGTSWNRAQLRDMLLTSTTGNDALVGFAGDDAFRYARGGGYDTITENTWSGSNDQLIFTDINPAAVSLARNGNDVTVVIAESAPGAGDGGSVLLKNSLDDSSQQGVEKIVFANSTIWTRADIRIALLDQAATAGNDTISGFNTADTIRGKAGNDTLNGAGGDDTYVYARGDGNDTITEDTWNGSNDRLVFSDLNPAAVSLVRNGNDVTVVIAGSAPGAGDGGSVLLKNSLNDSSYQGVEKIVFADGTTWTRSDIVTRAHDNQSPILANGLPDYETSEGAPFSAVLPANTFSDPDGQSLVLSAKLANGSALPSWLTFDAATRALSGEPPSGSEGVIDITVTASDGTLHVSDTLSLTIGPAQPAEWIGTDDALSTTEGTALVLNLMANDLIPVGANAEHFIWVQPEHGTVYWSSADNSYVYEPDAGFVGTDTLTYGLHDADHLDQTMTPNGVHVTIDVTQGEVDPEEWVGNDDALSTREDTPIVLNLMANDVIPTGANAEHYIWVQPEHGTVSWSSAADSYVYQPDEGFTGTDTLTYGLHDADHTDQTMTPNGVHVTIEVTEGGDTFVFGPNFGAQEINDFVAGPGTEDIIEFENDVFADFASVLAAASQVGTDTVITHDASNVLTLKNVALANLHQDDFQFIAA; translated from the coding sequence TTGAAAATCACGTCACCGCTTTTCAACGACAAGCACGATCCCCTCATTCTCGACCTCAACGGCGACGGCATCCACCTCTCGCCACTCGCCGGCTCAACAGTCCATTTCGATTACGATGGTGACGGCTTCGCCGAGCGTACCGGCTGGGTATCGGCTGATGATGGGATCCTGGTCCGAGACGCCAACGGCAATGGTTCGGTAGACGGCGCCTCGGAACTCTTTGGCTCGTCCACGCAGGACGGCTTTGCCGTCCTGGAGACTTTCGACACGAATGGCGACGGCAAGATCGACGCGTCCGACGAAGTGTTCAGCACGCTCCGGGTCTGGCGAGACCTCGACCAGGATGGTGTTGCCGACGCTGGCGAGATGATGACGCTGGCCGAGGCTGGCATCGTCTCGATTTCGTTGACACGAACCGATGTTGCCGGCACGAACGCCGGCCATGATGTCGGCTACGAGGGCCTGTTCACTCGGGCGGACGGCACGACCGGATCCGCGCAGACCATCTACTTCCAGACCGACCGGCAGGATACGCGCGCCGACAACACGCCCAATTTCACGCCGGCCGAAGGCGTCGACAAGCTGCCGCAGTTGTCGGGTTCTGGCCAGATCAATTCGATCGCCTGGAAGGCGACGCAGGATGCCGCGTTCAAGGCTGACTGGAACGCATTGACCGACGCAGCGGCGACACTGTCGCCGGAGCAGTTGCGTGCTGCTTTCGAGGATCTGCTGCTGCGCTGGGCGTCCGTGGATGGGGTGGCTGAGGGCGGGCGCGGGCAATATGTGGACGCTCAGCATCTGGCTTTCGTCGAGGAATTCTTCGGCGTCCAGTACAGGGAAACCTGGAATGGCACGCAGCTCACGACCTCACCGACGACGCAGCAGTTCGGCGCCAACATCGAGGCGAGCTTCAACCAGATTGTCGACGTGATGCTGACGGCGTTCCTGGCTCAAACGGCCGGAAGCACGATCGCGCGTGGTGGCGATTTGCTGTCGGCGCTGGAAAGCCCCTATTTCTTCTATGCCTTGCTCGATTTCCGGCACGAATGGCCGGCAGGCACGCAGCCGCCGGAAACGCCCGGCAATGTCGGTATGGTGCTCGACCTCATCAAGGGGATGATTCCTGAAGCGGCCGGCGCGGCGGCAAGCTATCTGGTCAAGACGATCGCCGGGCTGGACGGGGTCGTTTCAGCTGTATTTGAAGGCGACCGCGCCGCCTATCTGACGACGGCCAACACCGTGCTGTCGACGATTGCCGATCACGATTTGCGGCTGATCGCCACCGAAATCGCCGGCGGAACAGCAGCTCTTGGTACCGAGGGCGCGGACGGCATGGTCCGTGGCGACGGCGACAATGTGTTCATTGGCGGAAAGGGCGACGATTTGCTGGTCTCTGGAGCCGGCAGCGACCTGTTCGTCTATACGCGCGGCGACGGCACCGACTACATCCGCGACAGCTCGGCGTCGTTGGTTGAAAAAGACACTCTGTTCCTCACCAATCTGGCGGCAACGGACCTGACTTTCGAGCGGATCGGCGACACGCTGATCCTGAAGATTTCCGGCTCGAACGAGAAGATCATATCGGAGAATTTCTTCGCCAACTGGGGTGAGAAGAATTTCGGCATCGATCAGATCCGTTTCGCCGATGGTTCGCTGATGGACCGCGAGGCGATCCGCAGCCACACCACCACTGTCGGCGACGGTCGCGACAATCTCGTCCAGGATTCGCCGCTCAACGACGTCCTGCAGGGCGGCAAGGGCGATGACGAAATCAGGATCGGCGCCGGCAACGACACGATCCTGTATGCCGCCGGCGACGGGTTCGACTTCATCACCGACACCAGCGGCGTCAAGACGGAGATCGACAAGCTCGTGCTTGCCAATCTCATGCCGTCCGATGTCGAGTTGTCGCGTGTCGGCAACGCGCTGACCATCAAGATTCTCGCGACCGGCGAAATCATCACCGACCAGATGTTCTTCTACCAGAGCGGCGCTCCGAACCAGTTGAACGACTGGAACGATCATGGCTGGGGTATCGACAGGATTCAGTTCGCGAGCGGTGCCGTGTGGGACCGCCAGACGATCGTCAAGGAGGCCTGGATCCGTGGCGACGACAAGGCGAACGGCCTTTCCGGTTCGGCCCTCAATGACACCTTCACCAGCAGCCGCGGCAACGACACCATGGATGGCGGCACCGGCGCCGATACCTATATCTGGAAGAAAGGGGATGGCAGCGATTACATCGTCGATAACGTCAACAACCCGACCGATGTCGACAGGCTTATTCTCAAAGACGTCTATGTCAGCGACGTAAAATTCTCGTACGCCGGAGATAGTCTGCAGATAGGTGTTGAATCGACCGGAGAAGTCATATCGGTCGACAAATTTTTCACGGGCGCGGACAATCTTGTCGATGATTGGGGATTGACCGCATACGGCGTCGATCAGATCACTTTCGCTGGCGGGACGACGCTGAACAGAGAGCAGATCTTCCACAAGACAGGGGAAGATTACCTCGGCCGCCATTTTGAGACGTCGTCTCTATACGTCAATGGAAACATCCAATGGGCTTATTTTACGGATGAGTTTGGGAATACCGGGGCAATCGTCGGCAATCCTAACGCGGGTCCACATGATTCCATCACTGGATATCGCGACAATAACCTCAATGACCATTACGATGATGTCATATCGGCAGACCGCGCCATGTATGCCGGGGTTATCGACGGCAACAATTCAATTGATAGTCTTGCTGGCAACGACATAATCGTTGGCGGCAGGGGCAATGACTCCATTCTTGGAGGCGACGGCAACGACCAGCTCTTCGGTGACGAACCGTTCGAGACATCGGCGTTCATATTCTCTCTCTCCGGCGCCCACGGCAATGACTACCTCAATGGCGGCAATGGCAACGATCTGCTCTATGGCGGTGCGGGAAACGACACGCTGATAGGCGGAGCCGGAACCGACCAACTGATTGGCGGAGACGGCTCGGATACGCTGATGGATTCGAGCGTCGACAGCGACACATTCGATGGCGGCAAGGGCGACGATTTCATCCAGGCTGGAGTCTATCGTGGAATAGTGTTCGGCGGCGGTGATACGGGAAGCGATACCTTCCGCTATCGCCTGGGGGATGGAAACGATGTCATCTCCGACTCCTCCGCATCGTTGACAGAAATAGACCGGCTGGTTCTGTCCGACATAAATTCGGACGGGGTAGAGCTCTCCTTCAGCGGTACAAGCCTGGTCGTCAGGATGCTGGAGACGAACGAAACGATCACCAGCGAGGATTTTCTGTATCTCAATGGGACGACAGGCTCAGGCATCGACCAGATCGAGTTCGCCGACGGTGTCATCTGGAACCGGTCGCAAATGCGGTCGCATGCCGAGGCAGCCTGGCTGCGCGGCACGAGCGCGCGCGACTGGTTGCAGGACAATTCGGCGTGGGGCCAGACTTTCTATGGTGGCCTTGGCGACGATATCATCGTTTCCGCGAACGTCCGTGGCGGCGGCAACAGCGGTATTGCAAACGGCAGCGACACGTTTGTCTATGGCCGTGGCGACGGTAACGACCTGATCTTCGACGGGTCTCAATCGACCGCCGAAATCGACCGGCTCGTGCTCACCGACATCAACGACGATGAAGTCGAAATCTCGAAATCCGGCAACGACCTGCTCATCAAGGACATCATGACCGGGCAGACGATCACCAATGAGGGTTTCTTCTGGGGCTCCGGCGGGCAGGGCGTCGATGTCGTGCAATTCGCCAACGGCGTCGTCTGGGACAGACAGGCCCTTCGAAACAACGTCTGGTACCGGGGCACCAACACCAACGACACACTTCTGAGCACAGACGTCGCCGACGATACCTTTTTCGGTGGTCTAGGAGACGATCAGATCATCTCCGCGTTTTATCAAGGAAATACTGGAAGCGACAGGTTCATCTACAATCTCGGTGACGGTAACGACCTCATCAACGACGCTTCTCGCTCGCTCGCGGAGATCGATACTTTGGTCCTCGGAGGGATCAATCCGGACGATGTCAGGCTCTCGACGGACGGATATAGTCTTTACATCGATATCCTGCCCTCCGGGCAGCGAATTACCGATCAAGCCGCTTTCTGGTCGCGATCGACGGGCATGGGTCTCGATCGGTTTGAGTTTGCCGATGGCACCGTCTGGAATCGTGAAGACATCCGCTTCTGGGCCCAGGAGGGCTCCGTTTTCTTCGCAGGAAGCACCGGCAACGAGACACTGATCGGCTCATATCTGGATCAGCGGCTCGAAGGCGGTGGCGGCAACGATTTCATCGACGGCAAGGGCGGGGCCGACCTGATCTTCGGCGATACCGGCAATGACACGCTTTCGCTGAGCATTGCCGAGCCGGGCGATGTCGATGCTCTCGACGGTGGAGCCGGCACCGACACGGCGACGTTCGAAAACTTTGGCGCGGCCATCCGCGTCGATCTCGTCGAGAACCAGGGCGAGGCGAAGACGAGCGACGGTCCTTCGCTGCAGGTTGGAACCTTACGGCTTGTCGCTACCTTGCGAGCCCTTGAAAACGTCGTCGGTACTGCCTTCGACGACGAGATTCACGGCGATGCGTCCGGCAATTGGCTCGCCGGCGGCGCAGGCAACGATTTCCTCGACGGACGGTCCGGCAATGACACATTGCTGGGTGGATTGGGCAACGACACGCTCGACGGCTATCTCGGCAATGACACGCTGGTTGGAGGCGCGGGCAACGACACACTGACCGGTGGTCTCGGCAATGACATTTATGACTATACGCGCGGCGACGGCAACGATGCGATCTTCGAGACGCAGGTCGAAACAGGTTCGAACGACCGGATTCGGTTGCACAACGTCGATCCGGCGAAAGTCAGCTTCTCACGCCTGAATGGCAGCCTTGTCATCCAGATCGCCGAGAGTGCTCCTGGTGCCGGCGACGCGGGTAGCCTGACCGTCGCTGCACCCCAAAACGGCAACCTTCACTACGACCAGTATGGCATCGAAGCCATCGACTTCGACAACGGCACCTCTTGGAATGGAGACATTCTTCGGCAAATGTCGGTGTCCGATTCCGCAACGGATGGTGACGACGTTCTGGTCGGTAGCGTCGCTTCGGGGATAATGCATGGAGGCAAGGGCAACGATGCGTTGAACGGCGCCGGCGGCGATGACACGTATGTCTATGCCCGTGGCGATGGTAACGACACCATCATTGAGGATACCTGGAACGGCACCAACGACAGGCTGATGTTCACCGATCTCAATGCGTCCGACGTGACGCTGGTGCGCAACGGCAACGACGTGACGGTGGTGATCGCCGAAAGTACGCCCGGCGCTGGCGATGGCGGTTCGGTGCTGCTGAAGAATAGTCTCGACGACAACAATGGCCAGGGCGTCGACAAGATCGTCTTCGCCGATGGCACTGCATGGACCAGAGGCCAAGTGCGTCAGTTCCTGCTGGATCAGGCTGCGACTTCCGGTAGCGACATACTCACCGGCTTCAACACTGCCGATACAATCCGGGGCAGAGCCGGCAATGACATGCTGAATGGGGCCGGCGGCGATGACACTTACGTCTATGCGCGTGGTGACGGCAACGACACCATCACCGAGAACACCTGGAGCGGCTCCAACGATCGGCTCGTGTTCACCGACATCAACCCAGCCAATATTAACTTGGTACGCAACGGCAATGATGTCACCGTGGTGATCGCAGAGAGCGCGCCGGGTGCCGGCGACAGCGGCTCGGTGCTGCTCAAGAACAGCCTCGAGGATTCTTCCCAGCAGGGCGTCGACGTGATCACCTTCGCCGACGGAACGTCGTGGAACAGGGCCCAACTGCGCGACATGCTGCTGACCAGTACAACAGGCAATGACGCTCTTGTCGGGTTCGCGGGTGACGATGCGTTCCGCTATGCCCGCGGCGGCGGCTATGACACCATCACCGAGAATACCTGGAGCGGCTCGAACGACCAGCTGATCTTCACCGACATCAATCCGGCTGCCGTCTCCTTGGCGCGCAACGGCAATGATGTGACGGTGGTGATCGCTGAGAGCGCGCCGGGTGCGGGCGACGGCGGCTCGGTGCTGCTCAAGAACAGCCTTGACGACTCTTCCCAGCAGGGCGTGGAGAAGATCGTCTTCGCCAATAGCACCATCTGGACCCGGGCCGATATCCGGATCGCGCTGCTCGACCAGGCGGCCACAGCCGGCAACGACACCATCTCCGGTTTCAACACTGCCGACACGATCCGGGGCAAGGCCGGGAACGACACGCTGAACGGGGCTGGTGGCGACGACACTTATGTTTACGCCCGTGGCGATGGCAACGACACCATCACCGAGGATACATGGAACGGCTCTAACGACCGGCTGGTGTTCAGCGATCTCAATCCGGCTGCCGTCTCCTTGGTGCGCAACGGCAATGACGTGACGGTGGTGATCGCCGGGAGTGCGCCGGGTGCGGGTGACGGCGGTTCGGTGCTGCTCAAGAACAGCCTCAATGACTCATCCTATCAGGGTGTGGAAAAGATCGTCTTCGCCGACGGAACAACTTGGACCAGGTCCGATATCGTGACTCGGGCTCATGACAATCAGTCTCCGATTTTGGCCAATGGATTGCCGGACTACGAGACCTCGGAAGGTGCGCCTTTCAGCGCTGTCCTGCCGGCGAACACCTTCTCCGATCCGGACGGCCAGTCGCTCGTGCTTTCGGCAAAGTTGGCCAACGGGTCAGCTCTGCCGTCCTGGCTGACGTTCGACGCCGCAACACGCGCTCTGTCGGGCGAGCCACCGTCGGGTTCCGAAGGCGTGATCGACATCACGGTCACCGCTTCCGATGGCACACTGCATGTGTCGGATACGCTCTCTTTGACGATTGGGCCAGCTCAGCCGGCCGAATGGATTGGCACCGACGATGCGCTATCCACGACGGAAGGCACGGCGCTTGTGCTTAACCTCATGGCCAATGACCTGATCCCGGTCGGCGCGAACGCCGAGCATTTCATCTGGGTGCAGCCCGAACACGGCACTGTCTACTGGAGCAGCGCCGACAATTCCTATGTCTATGAGCCGGATGCCGGGTTTGTCGGCACCGACACGTTGACCTACGGGCTGCACGACGCCGATCATCTCGATCAGACCATGACGCCCAACGGCGTGCATGTGACCATCGATGTCACGCAAGGCGAGGTCGACCCTGAAGAATGGGTTGGCAATGACGATGCGTTGTCGACAAGGGAAGACACGCCGATCGTCCTGAACCTGATGGCCAACGACGTCATTCCGACTGGGGCTAATGCCGAGCACTACATCTGGGTGCAGCCGGAACATGGGACCGTCTCCTGGAGCAGCGCTGCGGACTCCTATGTCTACCAGCCGGACGAAGGCTTCACCGGCACCGATACCTTGACTTACGGCCTGCACGATGCCGACCATACCGATCAGACCATGACGCCCAATGGCGTCCACGTGACGATCGAGGTCACGGAAGGGGGCGACACATTCGTCTTTGGTCCGAATTTCGGTGCCCAGGAGATCAATGACTTTGTTGCCGGGCCCGGAACGGAGGACATCATTGAATTTGAGAACGACGTCTTCGCCGACTTCGCCTCGGTCCTCGCCGCTGCCTCTCAGGTCGGCACCGACACGGTGATCACCCATGACGCCAGCAATGTGCTGACCCTGAAGAATGTTGCGTTGGCAAATCTTCATCAGGACGATTTCCAGTTCATCGCCGCCTGA